The proteins below are encoded in one region of Micromonospora pisi:
- a CDS encoding enolase C-terminal domain-like protein, with product MTVTITSAEVHDVRFPTAAAGDGSDAINRGDYSASYVELRTDDPSGAFGAGFTFTNGRGNELTCGAIRALAHHVVGRTVEEIVESPVAFWRSLTADVQLRWLGPEKGVIHMATGALVNAVWDLRAKLAGKPMWRLLAEMPTEELVASVDFHHISDAISPAEAAAILDKGLVGLKERLAELEQEGFPSYTTSVGWLGYPDEKVRALTRAAYADGWRAMKMKVGGPVEDDVRRARIIRDEIGPDALLMMDANQVWDVDEAIANMALLAEVEPYWIEEPTHADDVLGHARIARAVAPIRVATGEVAANRVIFKQLLQAEAIGVCQIDACRIGGVNEVLSVILMAAKFGVPICPHAGGVGLCEYVQHLAIFDYLRVGTSLDGRMVEYVDHLHEHFVDPVRTRGGRYLLPEQPGYSATMKPASIAEFSFPDGPAWR from the coding sequence GTGACGGTGACCATCACCTCGGCCGAGGTGCACGACGTACGGTTCCCGACGGCGGCGGCCGGTGACGGCTCCGACGCGATCAACCGGGGCGACTACTCGGCCAGCTACGTCGAGCTGCGTACCGACGACCCGTCCGGTGCCTTCGGCGCCGGCTTCACCTTCACCAACGGTCGGGGCAACGAGCTGACCTGCGGTGCGATCCGGGCGCTCGCCCACCACGTGGTCGGTCGTACGGTCGAGGAGATCGTCGAGTCACCGGTGGCGTTCTGGCGGTCGCTCACCGCCGACGTGCAGTTGCGCTGGCTGGGGCCGGAGAAGGGCGTCATCCACATGGCGACCGGGGCGCTGGTCAACGCGGTCTGGGACCTGCGGGCCAAGCTCGCCGGCAAGCCGATGTGGCGACTGCTGGCCGAGATGCCGACCGAGGAACTCGTCGCCAGCGTCGACTTCCACCACATCAGCGACGCGATCAGCCCGGCCGAGGCCGCCGCCATCCTCGACAAGGGACTCGTCGGTCTCAAGGAGCGGCTCGCCGAGCTGGAACAGGAGGGCTTTCCGTCGTACACCACCTCGGTTGGCTGGCTCGGCTATCCGGACGAGAAGGTACGGGCGCTGACCCGGGCGGCGTACGCCGACGGGTGGCGGGCGATGAAGATGAAGGTCGGCGGCCCGGTCGAGGACGACGTCCGGCGGGCGAGGATCATCCGGGACGAGATCGGCCCGGACGCGCTGCTGATGATGGACGCCAACCAGGTCTGGGACGTCGACGAGGCGATCGCCAACATGGCGCTGCTGGCCGAGGTCGAGCCCTACTGGATCGAGGAGCCGACGCACGCGGACGACGTACTCGGGCATGCCCGGATCGCCCGCGCGGTCGCACCGATCCGGGTCGCCACCGGCGAGGTCGCCGCGAACCGGGTCATCTTCAAGCAACTGCTCCAGGCCGAGGCGATCGGCGTCTGCCAGATCGACGCGTGCCGGATCGGCGGGGTCAACGAGGTGCTCTCGGTGATCCTGATGGCGGCCAAGTTCGGGGTGCCGATCTGCCCGCACGCCGGTGGAGTCGGCCTCTGCGAGTACGTCCAACACCTGGCGATCTTCGACTACCTCCGGGTCGGCACCTCACTCGACGGCCGGATGGTCGAGTACGTCGACCACCTGCACGAGCACTTCGTCGACCCGGTCCGCACCCGGGGTGGGCGTTACCTCCTGCCCGAGCAGCCCGGTTACAGCGCCACCATGAAGCCCGCCTCGATCGCCGAGTTCAGCTTCCCGGACGGCCCGGCATGGCGGTGA
- the uxaC gene encoding glucuronate isomerase — protein MPPLPGADLLLPSEPSQRAIARELYALAKDQPLISPHGHVDPAILAEDAPFPDPARLIIVPDHYLTRMLLSQGIPPAELGVPTVDGAPVETDGRTIWRRFAAHWHLYRGTPSRLWLEQTFRHVFGVTKPFGPANADEIYDEIAARLAEPAFRPRALFEKFNIETLATTESPLDDLGRHAKLAADGWGGPGGRVITTFRPDNVVDMEFDGWAENVERLGEVAGTDTGTYAGYLDALRSRRQAFIAAGATSSDHGHPTALTLRLSAAEAATLYDRGRAGTATPEDAEAFRAHMLVEFAAMSIEDGLVMQLHPGAVRNHNRWLYDRHGRDVGGDIPQATEYLHALTPLLDAYGNDPRLRVVVYTLDEYTFTRELAPLAGGYAALYLGAPWWFLDSPEVLRRFREAVTESAGFYNTAGFVDDTRAFCSIPVRHDVSRRIDAGFLARLVAEERLPLDEAAETIVDLAYHLPKRVFKIGERLL, from the coding sequence GTGCCGCCACTACCAGGAGCCGACCTGCTCCTCCCGTCCGAGCCCAGTCAACGGGCGATCGCGCGGGAGCTGTACGCGTTGGCGAAGGACCAACCGCTGATCTCGCCGCACGGGCATGTCGACCCGGCCATCCTGGCCGAGGACGCGCCCTTCCCCGACCCAGCCCGGCTGATCATCGTCCCCGACCACTACCTCACCCGGATGCTGCTCAGCCAGGGCATCCCCCCGGCCGAACTGGGCGTACCGACGGTCGACGGGGCGCCGGTCGAGACCGACGGCCGGACCATCTGGCGTCGCTTCGCCGCGCACTGGCACCTCTACCGGGGCACCCCGTCCCGGCTCTGGCTGGAGCAGACGTTCCGCCACGTCTTCGGGGTGACAAAGCCCTTCGGACCGGCCAACGCGGACGAGATCTACGACGAGATCGCGGCCCGGCTCGCCGAGCCGGCGTTCCGTCCCCGGGCGCTCTTCGAGAAGTTCAACATCGAAACCCTGGCGACCACCGAGTCGCCCCTGGACGACCTCGGCCGGCACGCCAAACTCGCCGCCGACGGCTGGGGCGGCCCCGGCGGACGGGTGATCACCACCTTCCGGCCGGACAACGTGGTCGACATGGAGTTCGACGGCTGGGCCGAGAACGTCGAACGGCTCGGCGAGGTCGCCGGGACGGACACCGGGACGTACGCCGGATATCTCGACGCCCTGCGCAGCCGCCGACAGGCGTTCATCGCCGCCGGCGCCACCTCCTCCGACCACGGCCACCCGACCGCGCTGACCCTGCGGCTGAGCGCCGCCGAGGCGGCCACCCTCTACGACCGGGGCCGGGCCGGCACCGCCACACCCGAGGACGCCGAGGCGTTCCGGGCCCACATGCTGGTCGAGTTCGCCGCCATGTCCATAGAGGACGGGCTGGTGATGCAGCTGCACCCCGGCGCGGTACGCAACCACAACCGCTGGCTCTACGACCGGCACGGCCGGGACGTCGGCGGCGACATCCCCCAGGCGACCGAGTACCTGCACGCGCTCACCCCGCTGCTGGACGCGTACGGCAACGATCCCCGGCTGCGGGTGGTCGTCTACACCCTGGACGAGTACACGTTCACCCGCGAACTCGCCCCGCTCGCCGGTGGTTACGCCGCGCTCTACCTCGGTGCGCCGTGGTGGTTCCTGGACTCGCCCGAGGTGCTGCGCCGGTTCCGGGAGGCGGTCACCGAGAGCGCCGGCTTCTACAACACCGCCGGCTTCGTCGACGACACCCGGGCGTTCTGTTCGATCCCGGTACGCCACGACGTGTCCCGCCGGATCGACGCCGGCTTCCTGGCCCGGCTGGTCGCCGAGGAGCGGCTGCCGTTGGACGAGGCCGCCGAGACCATCGTCGACCTGGCGTACCACCTGCCGAAGCGGGTCTTCAAAATCGGGGAGAGACTGCTGTGA
- a CDS encoding Gfo/Idh/MocA family protein, with translation MSTEPGKRLRYAVVGTGARAEMFVRALVLDHPATAELVAFADVNQARMDAHNEWLEELGFDSVPTYLAVDYTTMLEKERVDVVLVTTVDRVHDEYIVAALRSGRDVITEKPMTIDVPRCQRILDAVAETGRNVSVAFNYRYNPLHEKVREVLAAGEIGEIGSVHFEWLLDVRHGADYFRRWHREKANSGGLMVHKASHHFDLVNWWLDAVPEEVYASGRLFFYGETGRRHGYARDYDRAHGSPAAAGDPFALHLASHPRLRALYLDAEAEDGYHRDQNVFAPGVTIEDDMSVLARYSNGATMTYHLTAYAPWEGYRVMVNGSRGRLELEVVESDFVSPYAAGELKGAALHGVQAAIEEGWAKLTVRPFWEQARQVPVSGYTRTGHGGADVRMTGVLFGGHPDPMDRGATARDGALALLTGLAANRSFETGQPVRVADLLTIA, from the coding sequence ATGTCCACAGAACCCGGAAAGCGACTTCGTTACGCCGTGGTCGGCACCGGCGCACGAGCCGAGATGTTCGTCCGCGCGCTCGTACTCGACCATCCCGCAACCGCCGAGCTGGTCGCGTTCGCCGACGTCAACCAGGCCCGGATGGATGCGCACAACGAGTGGCTGGAGGAGCTCGGCTTCGACTCGGTGCCGACCTATCTGGCCGTCGACTACACCACCATGCTGGAGAAGGAACGGGTCGACGTGGTCCTGGTGACCACCGTGGACCGGGTCCACGACGAGTACATCGTCGCCGCGCTCCGCTCCGGTCGGGACGTGATCACCGAGAAGCCGATGACCATCGACGTGCCCCGCTGCCAGCGGATACTCGACGCGGTGGCGGAGACCGGCCGAAACGTTTCGGTGGCCTTCAACTACCGCTACAACCCGTTGCACGAAAAGGTGCGCGAGGTGCTGGCCGCGGGCGAGATCGGCGAGATCGGCTCGGTCCACTTCGAGTGGTTGCTCGACGTCCGCCACGGCGCCGACTACTTCCGGCGCTGGCACCGGGAGAAGGCCAACTCCGGCGGCCTGATGGTGCACAAGGCGAGCCACCACTTCGACCTGGTCAACTGGTGGCTGGACGCGGTGCCGGAGGAGGTCTACGCCTCCGGTCGGCTCTTCTTCTACGGCGAGACCGGGCGGCGCCACGGCTACGCCCGAGACTACGACCGGGCCCACGGTTCGCCGGCCGCCGCCGGTGACCCGTTCGCCCTGCACCTGGCCAGCCACCCGCGTCTGCGGGCGCTCTACCTCGACGCCGAGGCCGAGGACGGCTACCACCGGGACCAGAACGTCTTCGCCCCCGGAGTGACGATCGAGGACGACATGTCCGTACTGGCGCGCTACTCCAACGGCGCCACCATGACCTACCACCTGACCGCGTACGCGCCCTGGGAGGGCTACCGGGTGATGGTGAACGGCAGCCGGGGCCGGCTGGAGCTGGAGGTCGTGGAGAGCGACTTCGTCAGCCCGTACGCGGCCGGTGAACTCAAGGGCGCCGCGCTGCACGGCGTACAGGCCGCGATCGAGGAGGGCTGGGCGAAGCTGACCGTCCGGCCGTTCTGGGAGCAGGCGCGGCAGGTGCCGGTCTCCGGCTACACCCGTACCGGGCACGGCGGTGCCGACGTACGGATGACCGGGGTGCTCTTCGGCGGTCACCCCGACCCGATGGACCGGGGCGCCACCGCCCGCGACGGCGCGCTCGCCCTGCTCACCGGCCTGGCCGCCAACCGCTCCTTCGAAACCGGTCAGCCGGTCCGCGTAGCCGACCTGCTCACCATCGCCTGA
- a CDS encoding LacI family DNA-binding transcriptional regulator encodes MPATIRDVARASGVHISTVSRTFSAPHLVNSETRLRVLACAENLGYRPNRAARALITGRTHNIGLIVADIANPFFPPLIKAAESQARHRDYHIFVADTNEDPAAEEDLVHALAKQVDGILLCSPRMSNSLIEQLSREVPLVVINRQVTGLPAVVMDVGQGARLAVEHLTGLGHRELALLGGPRGSWTSREIRRAATAAARSADAALTVLGPNPPTEGGGTAMAEQVRRAGATAVLAYNDLMAIGLIEGLDTLGIRVPQEVSVVGIDDIALSRLVRPKLTTVATPTAAAGRTAVDMLLQHDSAAAHRNRGGNRTVAADDRRTTAQVMLQTELVIRDSTGPHRPATLGRNGSAATTTTADPGPHSPADPGNTAAVNPEAVAS; translated from the coding sequence GTGCCAGCCACCATCCGAGACGTCGCGCGCGCTTCCGGGGTGCACATCTCCACCGTGTCCCGCACGTTCTCCGCCCCGCACCTGGTCAACTCGGAGACTCGTCTCCGGGTGCTGGCCTGCGCCGAGAACCTCGGCTACCGACCCAACCGGGCCGCCCGCGCACTGATCACCGGCCGTACGCACAACATCGGCCTGATCGTCGCCGACATCGCCAACCCGTTCTTCCCACCCCTGATCAAGGCCGCCGAGAGCCAGGCCCGCCACCGCGACTACCACATCTTCGTGGCCGACACGAACGAAGACCCGGCCGCCGAAGAGGACCTGGTGCACGCCCTGGCCAAGCAGGTCGACGGCATCCTGCTCTGCAGCCCCCGGATGAGCAACAGCCTGATCGAACAGCTCAGCCGCGAGGTGCCACTGGTGGTCATCAACCGCCAGGTGACCGGACTACCGGCAGTGGTGATGGACGTCGGGCAGGGAGCCCGGCTCGCGGTCGAACACCTCACCGGGCTCGGGCACCGCGAACTCGCGCTGCTCGGCGGCCCTCGCGGATCCTGGACCAGCCGGGAAATCCGCCGGGCGGCCACCGCCGCCGCCCGCTCCGCCGACGCGGCGCTGACCGTACTCGGCCCCAACCCACCCACCGAGGGCGGCGGCACCGCGATGGCGGAACAGGTCCGCCGGGCCGGCGCCACCGCCGTCCTCGCCTACAACGACCTGATGGCGATCGGGCTGATCGAAGGGCTCGACACCCTCGGCATCCGGGTGCCCCAGGAGGTCAGCGTCGTCGGCATCGACGACATCGCACTGAGCCGGCTGGTCCGGCCGAAATTGACGACGGTGGCCACGCCAACCGCGGCCGCCGGCCGGACGGCCGTCGACATGCTGCTCCAACACGACAGTGCCGCCGCCCACCGCAACCGGGGCGGCAACCGCACCGTGGCAGCAGACGACCGTCGCACCACCGCACAGGTAATGCTCCAGACCGAACTGGTCATCCGCGACTCGACGGGGCCCCACCGACCGGCCACCCTCGGCCGGAACGGCTCCGCGGCCACCACCACAACCGCTGACCCGGGCCCGCACAGCCCTGCGGACCCGGGCAACACGGCCGCGGTCAACCCCGAAGCTGTCGCCTCCTAA
- a CDS encoding ABC transporter substrate-binding protein codes for MHPATPPMADERAAHDHRTLFSRRGLISRLVATAITIPLVLGAAACGGEDEPSDSAPNAPVELSVFWWGGEARAKLTEDALALYTSKHPNVTFKKTWQANQGYFDKLATLTASGDAPDIFQIDDNFLTEYASRNVTLDLTSYKDDKKLDVTKLPESLWQYGVVDGKLAGIAGGENTQGLVYNKTLLQKHNLPEPTTGMSWADFITWAENVSKVTKVPGTMDPSADYKAFWVWLRQQNKDLYKGKELGFTADDVTKWFELWKGARDRGATPTADVIHEGNATDITKQLVVTGKAATSFVWANQLPELKKATKDELGVVAYPGDPSAQWARAALYYSVFRGSEHKDVAVDVLNFLVNDPEAGKILGTDRGLPSNLDVRKSVSEAVTDPAMKLSIAVETELAAKFGPSPQVPLKGHSKIRAELIKAAEEVQYGRQTPSASAAAFLEICKSAIA; via the coding sequence ATGCACCCCGCAACACCCCCGATGGCGGACGAACGTGCCGCGCATGATCACCGTACCCTCTTCTCCCGACGCGGCCTGATCAGCCGTTTGGTGGCCACGGCCATCACCATTCCGCTCGTTCTCGGCGCCGCGGCCTGCGGCGGGGAGGACGAACCGAGCGACTCCGCGCCGAACGCGCCGGTCGAGCTGTCGGTCTTCTGGTGGGGCGGTGAGGCGCGGGCCAAGCTGACCGAGGACGCCCTCGCCCTCTACACCAGCAAGCACCCGAACGTCACGTTCAAGAAGACCTGGCAGGCCAACCAGGGCTACTTCGACAAGCTCGCCACCCTCACCGCCAGCGGCGACGCCCCGGACATCTTCCAGATCGACGACAACTTCCTCACCGAGTACGCGTCGCGCAACGTCACCCTGGACCTGACCAGCTACAAGGACGACAAGAAGCTCGACGTCACCAAGCTCCCCGAGAGCCTCTGGCAGTACGGCGTCGTCGACGGCAAACTGGCCGGCATCGCCGGCGGTGAGAACACCCAGGGGCTGGTCTACAACAAGACCCTGCTGCAGAAGCACAACCTGCCCGAGCCGACCACCGGCATGAGCTGGGCGGACTTCATCACCTGGGCGGAGAACGTCTCGAAGGTGACCAAGGTCCCCGGCACCATGGACCCGAGCGCCGACTACAAGGCCTTCTGGGTCTGGCTGCGCCAGCAGAACAAGGACCTCTACAAGGGCAAGGAACTCGGTTTCACCGCCGACGACGTGACCAAGTGGTTCGAGCTCTGGAAGGGCGCCCGGGACCGCGGCGCCACCCCGACCGCCGACGTGATCCACGAGGGCAACGCCACCGACATCACCAAACAACTGGTGGTCACCGGCAAGGCCGCGACCTCGTTCGTCTGGGCGAACCAGCTCCCCGAGCTGAAGAAGGCCACCAAGGACGAACTGGGCGTGGTCGCCTACCCCGGCGACCCGAGCGCCCAGTGGGCCCGCGCCGCGCTCTACTACTCCGTCTTCCGGGGCAGCGAGCACAAGGACGTCGCGGTCGACGTACTGAACTTCCTGGTCAACGACCCGGAGGCGGGCAAGATCCTGGGCACCGACCGCGGGTTGCCGTCCAACCTGGACGTACGCAAGTCGGTCAGTGAAGCGGTCACCGACCCGGCGATGAAGCTCTCCATCGCGGTGGAAACCGAGCTGGCCGCCAAGTTCGGTCCGTCCCCGCAGGTGCCGCTGAAGGGACACAGCAAGATCCGGGCCGAGCTGATCAAGGCGGCCGAGGAGGTCCAGTACGGCCGTCAGACCCCGTCCGCGTCGGCCGCCGCCTTCCTGGAGATCTGCAAGAGCGCGATCGCCTGA
- a CDS encoding carbohydrate ABC transporter permease yields the protein MALTTAPSSTPRATGPVRTPADRRGSGRIWQREGLAGYVFLSPWLIGLLAITAVPMLLSLYLSFTNYDILTPWSEVEWVGLTNYERMFTSDASYWHAVQVTLAFALIAVPLKLAAALGVALLLNRAWRGVGLFRGLFYLPSLLGGSVALAIVWVSMFNRDGAFNSLLGFFGIEGKPWVNDPEWALETLMVLAIWQFGAPMVIFLAGLKQVPTELYEAASVDGAGKIRQFVSVTLPMLSPVIFFNLVLETINGFQGFTSAFVLSNGTGGPVDSTLMYTLNLYIKGFVDLEMGYASAMAWVFLLAIAVITVVLFSTGRFWVHYSDGEER from the coding sequence GTGGCGTTGACCACGGCGCCCAGCTCGACTCCGCGCGCCACCGGCCCCGTCCGGACCCCCGCTGATCGGCGAGGGTCCGGACGGATCTGGCAGCGCGAGGGTCTGGCCGGGTACGTTTTCCTGTCGCCGTGGCTGATCGGCCTGCTGGCCATCACGGCGGTACCCATGCTCTTGTCGCTCTACCTCAGCTTCACCAACTACGACATCCTCACGCCCTGGTCCGAGGTCGAGTGGGTGGGGCTGACCAACTACGAGCGGATGTTCACCAGCGACGCGTCGTACTGGCACGCGGTGCAGGTGACGCTCGCGTTCGCGCTGATCGCCGTACCGCTCAAGCTGGCCGCCGCCCTCGGCGTCGCGCTGCTGCTCAACCGCGCCTGGCGCGGCGTCGGCCTGTTCCGTGGTCTGTTCTACCTGCCGTCGCTGCTCGGCGGCAGCGTCGCGCTCGCCATCGTCTGGGTCAGCATGTTCAACCGCGACGGTGCGTTCAACTCACTGCTCGGCTTCTTCGGCATCGAGGGCAAGCCCTGGGTGAACGACCCGGAGTGGGCACTGGAAACCCTGATGGTGCTCGCCATCTGGCAGTTCGGCGCACCAATGGTGATCTTCCTGGCCGGCCTCAAGCAGGTACCGACCGAGCTCTACGAGGCCGCCTCGGTGGACGGCGCCGGCAAGATCCGGCAGTTCGTCAGCGTCACCCTGCCGATGCTCTCACCGGTCATCTTCTTCAACCTGGTGCTGGAGACCATCAACGGCTTCCAGGGCTTCACCTCGGCGTTCGTGCTCAGCAACGGCACCGGCGGCCCGGTCGACTCCACCCTGATGTACACCCTGAACCTCTACATCAAGGGCTTCGTCGACCTGGAGATGGGCTACGCCTCGGCGATGGCCTGGGTCTTCCTGCTCGCCATCGCGGTCATCACCGTCGTGCTCTTCAGCACCGGCCGGTTCTGGGTGCACTACTCCGACGGGGAGGAACGCTGA
- a CDS encoding carbohydrate ABC transporter permease has protein sequence MVTETAAPAAPPGAAPALSRRPGRTGRHIGRLLILVAILALVLYPLFWMIGTSLKSPEEIVNNIGLLPRELTPGNYPDGWRNFDVSFGRFFVNSAMVSLLTVLGNAISCLLAAYAFARLRFRLRGFWFAIMIGTLLLPGHVLIVPQYILFRTFDMVGGPWPYLPLVVPQFLATEAFFVFLMVQFIRGIPRELDEAAKIDGASPFGIFRHVILPLSRPALVTTAIFSFIWTWNDFFRQLVYLSDLEDYTVPVALTLFIDSTSQSAVGPMFAMSVLSLLPVFLFFVAFQRMLVEGLNTTGLKG, from the coding sequence ATGGTCACCGAAACCGCGGCCCCGGCCGCGCCCCCGGGTGCGGCCCCGGCGCTCTCCCGGCGGCCCGGACGCACCGGCCGGCACATCGGCCGGCTGCTCATCCTGGTCGCCATCCTCGCCCTGGTGCTCTACCCGCTCTTCTGGATGATCGGTACGTCGCTCAAGTCACCGGAGGAGATCGTCAACAACATCGGGCTGCTGCCGAGGGAGCTCACCCCCGGCAACTACCCCGACGGCTGGCGCAACTTCGACGTCAGCTTCGGCCGGTTCTTCGTCAACAGCGCGATGGTCAGCCTGCTCACCGTGCTCGGCAATGCGATCTCCTGCCTGCTCGCCGCGTACGCCTTCGCCCGGCTGCGGTTCCGGCTGCGGGGTTTCTGGTTCGCGATCATGATCGGAACCCTGCTTCTCCCCGGTCACGTGCTGATCGTGCCGCAGTACATCCTGTTCCGGACCTTCGACATGGTCGGCGGGCCGTGGCCGTACCTGCCGCTGGTGGTGCCGCAGTTCCTCGCCACGGAGGCGTTCTTCGTCTTCCTGATGGTCCAGTTCATCCGGGGAATTCCCCGCGAGCTGGACGAGGCGGCGAAGATCGACGGGGCGAGCCCGTTCGGCATCTTCCGGCACGTCATCCTGCCGCTGAGCCGTCCGGCGCTGGTCACCACCGCGATCTTCTCGTTCATCTGGACCTGGAACGACTTCTTCCGGCAACTGGTCTACCTCTCCGACCTGGAGGACTACACCGTCCCGGTGGCGCTCACCCTCTTCATCGACTCCACCAGTCAGAGCGCGGTCGGTCCGATGTTCGCCATGTCCGTACTCTCCCTGCTGCCGGTCTTCCTCTTCTTCGTAGCCTTCCAACGGATGCTGGTGGAGGGCCTGAACACCACCGGCCTGAAAGGCTGA
- a CDS encoding aldo/keto reductase codes for MKYRLLGRTGVWVSEISLGAMTFGGKDHPIYRTLGGLQLDEVDRMVGTALDAGINFIDTADIYSDGESEELLGQALKQRRRDVVLATKLHAPTGPGPNDNGLSRLHVMQALEDSLRRLDTDHIDLYQVHNFDHITPIEETLAALDDAVRQGKVRYIGCANLAAWQISRALGVSALHNQSAFVSVQAYYSLVGRDAERDLLPMAQAEGLGMTVWSPLAGGFLAGKVDRTGAVTDGGSRRNQDGYAQFPPIDQERGHDVVDVVRTVAVRHGVSPAQVSLAWLLAQRGVTSVIAGARRLDQLADNIAASDLTLTDQDLTELDQVSALPPAYPNWIQAAFAPARTPR; via the coding sequence ATGAAATACCGCCTTCTGGGACGCACCGGAGTCTGGGTCTCCGAGATCTCCCTTGGCGCGATGACCTTCGGCGGCAAGGACCACCCGATCTACCGGACGTTGGGTGGTCTACAGCTCGACGAGGTCGACCGGATGGTCGGCACGGCCCTCGACGCCGGCATCAACTTCATCGACACGGCCGACATCTACAGCGACGGCGAGTCCGAGGAACTGCTCGGCCAGGCCCTCAAGCAGCGTCGGCGCGACGTCGTGCTCGCCACCAAGCTGCACGCCCCGACCGGCCCCGGACCCAACGACAACGGGCTGTCCCGGCTCCACGTGATGCAGGCGCTGGAGGACAGCCTGCGCCGGCTGGACACCGACCACATCGACCTGTACCAGGTGCACAACTTCGACCACATCACGCCGATCGAGGAGACGCTCGCCGCCCTCGACGACGCGGTACGCCAGGGCAAGGTCCGCTACATCGGTTGCGCCAACCTCGCCGCCTGGCAGATCAGCCGGGCGCTGGGCGTCTCCGCCCTGCACAACCAGTCCGCCTTCGTATCCGTCCAGGCCTACTACTCGCTGGTCGGCCGCGACGCCGAACGGGACCTGCTGCCGATGGCCCAGGCCGAGGGCCTCGGGATGACGGTCTGGAGCCCGCTGGCCGGCGGCTTCCTCGCCGGCAAGGTCGACCGCACCGGTGCCGTGACCGACGGGGGCTCCCGCCGCAACCAGGACGGTTACGCCCAGTTCCCGCCGATCGACCAGGAACGCGGTCACGACGTGGTCGACGTGGTCCGGACCGTCGCCGTCCGGCACGGGGTGAGCCCCGCCCAGGTGTCACTCGCCTGGCTGCTCGCCCAGCGCGGCGTCACCAGCGTCATCGCCGGCGCCCGCCGGCTCGACCAGCTCGCGGACAACATCGCCGCCAGCGACCTGACGCTGACCGACCAGGACCTCACCGAACTCGACCAGGTGAGCGCCCTTCCGCCGGCGTACCCGAACTGGATCCAGGCGGCCTTCGCCCCGGCCCGGACGCCCCGGTAA